The following proteins are encoded in a genomic region of Hydrogenimonas thermophila:
- the hypD gene encoding hydrogenase formation protein HypD has translation MSLQLKDLYDGFRDPEAIKALAKIIAEDAKKLKEPLNIMEVCGGHTHTIMKYGLKQLLPENIDFVHGPGCPVCIMPKERIDNAIELANIEGAILCTLGDMIRVPGSKSSLANERAKGRDIRSLYSPMDIIPIAKENPDKKVIFFAIGFETTTPMTAAVILKAKKEGIKNLFVHVNHVLVPPPMHALMEDGEANIGAFIGPSHVSVITGSKIYEPFPKLYDTPVVVSGFEPVDVMHGISMIVKQKIEGRAEVEVEYKRSVSREGNLVAQKMIDEVMEVRDHFRWRGIGDIPKSGLKLRDEYADIDAEKVFAEYLSNEPIDDHKLCICGTILKGLAKPYECKVFGTACTPNTPLGSCMVSSEGACNAYYRFGGVEN, from the coding sequence TTGAGTTTGCAACTAAAAGATCTCTATGATGGTTTTAGAGATCCAGAAGCAATTAAAGCGCTTGCAAAGATAATTGCAGAAGATGCAAAGAAGCTGAAAGAGCCGCTAAATATTATGGAAGTGTGTGGCGGTCATACTCATACAATTATGAAGTATGGTCTTAAGCAACTGCTTCCAGAAAACATCGATTTTGTGCATGGTCCAGGATGCCCTGTTTGTATTATGCCTAAAGAGCGCATTGACAATGCTATTGAGTTGGCAAATATAGAAGGTGCTATTTTATGTACATTGGGAGATATGATCCGTGTTCCCGGCAGTAAGAGCTCACTAGCTAATGAGAGGGCAAAAGGGCGTGACATACGCTCTTTATACTCTCCAATGGATATAATCCCTATTGCCAAAGAGAATCCTGATAAAAAAGTTATCTTTTTTGCTATAGGTTTTGAAACTACTACACCAATGACTGCTGCAGTCATCTTAAAAGCAAAAAAAGAGGGAATTAAAAATCTATTTGTCCATGTTAACCATGTTCTTGTTCCTCCTCCAATGCATGCACTAATGGAAGATGGTGAAGCGAATATAGGGGCATTTATTGGACCATCACATGTTAGTGTAATTACTGGTTCAAAAATTTATGAACCTTTCCCAAAACTTTATGATACACCTGTCGTTGTAAGTGGTTTTGAGCCTGTTGATGTTATGCACGGTATATCGATGATTGTTAAGCAAAAGATAGAAGGACGTGCAGAGGTTGAAGTTGAGTATAAACGCTCTGTAAGTCGTGAAGGAAACCTTGTAGCGCAAAAAATGATTGATGAAGTTATGGAAGTTCGTGATCATTTTAGATGGAGAGGAATAGGTGACATTCCAAAAAGTGGTTTGAAATTGCGTGATGAGTATGCTGATATTGATGCTGAAAAGGTTTTTGCAGAGTATTTGAGCAATGAACCAATAGATGATCATAAACTCTGTATTTGCGGAACAATATTAAAAGGATTAGCAAAGCCGTATGAGTGTAAAGTTTTTGGCACGGCTTGTACACCTAATACTCCTCTTGGTAGCTGTATGGTAAGTAGTGAGGGAGCATGTAACGCTTACTACAGATTTGGCGGAGTAGAAAATTAA
- the hypB gene encoding hydrogenase nickel incorporation protein HypB, with protein MCKDCGCSITDHHHHHDHHDHSSAHQAAHETLHHNPQLNDAKTIEVISKILDKNDHEAAHNRSHFDKHGILAINLMSSPGSGKTTLLEHLADVAPFKFGVIEGDLETNRDADRIKAKGIPAHQIQTGSACHLDAFMVHKGLHEMPLDELDVCFVENVGNLVCPASYDVGTHLNVVLVSVPEGEDKIEKYPVMFRQADLVLITKIDLLPHFDFSVERAKQAARKIKPGVDVLEVSTKDKDSVKRVADWIKFKMEMR; from the coding sequence ATGTGTAAAGATTGCGGCTGCTCAATTACAGATCATCACCATCACCATGATCATCATGATCATTCGTCAGCTCATCAGGCAGCTCACGAGACGTTGCACCATAACCCTCAGCTAAATGATGCTAAAACTATAGAGGTGATAAGTAAAATTTTAGATAAAAATGATCATGAAGCGGCACATAACCGCTCTCACTTTGACAAACATGGCATACTTGCTATTAACCTGATGAGTTCACCAGGTAGCGGTAAAACAACACTGTTAGAGCATTTGGCAGATGTAGCACCATTTAAGTTTGGTGTTATTGAAGGAGATTTGGAAACCAATCGTGATGCTGATCGCATTAAAGCTAAAGGGATTCCAGCCCATCAAATTCAAACAGGCAGTGCTTGTCACTTAGATGCATTTATGGTTCACAAAGGTTTGCATGAAATGCCTTTGGATGAACTTGATGTATGTTTTGTAGAAAATGTCGGTAACCTTGTATGTCCGGCAAGCTATGATGTAGGTACACATCTGAATGTTGTACTGGTATCTGTACCTGAAGGTGAAGACAAAATAGAGAAGTATCCTGTAATGTTCCGTCAGGCTGATTTAGTTTTGATTACAAAAATTGATTTGTTACCACACTTTGATTTTAGTGTTGAGCGTGCTAAACAGGCTGCACGAAAGATTAAGCCAGGTGTTGATGTATTGGAAGTCAGTACCAAAGATAAAGATTCAGTCAAGCGTGTTGCTGATTGGATTAAATTCAAAATGGAGATGCGCTGA
- the thrS gene encoding threonine--tRNA ligase: MEEKEIIAYKDKNGQIIDTQTAAEMDCSDFEPIYFDNSPEALEVIRHSTAHLMAQAIKQLYPEAKFFVGPVVDEGFYYDFRVDAKISDADLKKIEKTMQQLAKKKIAIERYCIAKTEAEEKFAGDDLKQEVMKRIEDDRLCIYRQGDFEDLCRGPHVPNTKFLRNFKLTRVAGAYLGGDESREMLTRIYGISFADKESLKEYMQMIEEAKKRDHRKIGTELGLFMFNDDAGAGLPFWMPKGARLRGKIEQILWKAHRRRGYEPVRGPEILKADMWRTSGHYACYGENMYLTEIDEQEYGIKPMNCIGHILVYKQNMHSYRELPLKYFEYGVVHRHEKSGVLHGLLRVREFTQDDAHIFCTPEQIKPVVIDVLEFVDRVMKIFGFEYEMEISTKPEKAIGSDEIWETATSALKEALDENGFEYGIDEGGGAFYGPKIDIKITDALKRKWQCGTIQVDFNLPERFDLEYVDENNERSRPVMIHRAILGSFERFIAILTEHFAGEFPMFIAPTQVIFVPIAEDHVAYAKELASELLEFDVDCEVYDKNESLAKRVRTVEKQKVPMIAIIGDEEVKNRKVAVRDRRKREQYDLSAEEFIKLIKEQTSEVKI, translated from the coding sequence TTGGAAGAAAAAGAGATTATTGCCTATAAAGATAAGAATGGGCAGATAATAGACACTCAAACTGCTGCAGAAATGGATTGCAGTGATTTTGAACCAATATATTTTGATAACTCTCCTGAAGCTCTTGAAGTTATTCGCCACTCAACCGCTCACTTAATGGCACAAGCTATTAAGCAACTCTATCCTGAAGCTAAATTTTTTGTTGGTCCTGTTGTTGATGAAGGTTTTTACTATGATTTCCGTGTTGATGCAAAGATAAGCGATGCAGATCTGAAAAAGATTGAAAAAACTATGCAACAACTGGCAAAGAAAAAGATAGCCATTGAGCGTTACTGCATAGCAAAAACAGAAGCAGAAGAGAAGTTTGCTGGTGACGATCTTAAACAAGAAGTTATGAAACGAATAGAAGATGATCGTCTATGCATCTATCGCCAAGGTGATTTTGAAGATCTTTGCCGTGGACCGCATGTGCCTAATACTAAGTTTTTGAGAAATTTCAAGTTGACCAGAGTTGCAGGTGCTTATCTTGGTGGTGATGAGAGCAGAGAGATGCTTACTCGAATTTATGGTATCTCATTTGCTGACAAAGAGAGCTTGAAAGAGTATATGCAGATGATCGAAGAGGCAAAGAAGCGTGATCATCGTAAGATTGGCACTGAACTTGGTCTCTTTATGTTCAATGATGATGCAGGTGCAGGTTTACCATTTTGGATGCCAAAAGGTGCTCGCTTAAGAGGTAAAATTGAGCAGATCTTATGGAAAGCACATCGCCGTCGTGGTTATGAGCCTGTTAGAGGTCCAGAGATTTTAAAAGCAGATATGTGGCGAACAAGTGGTCACTATGCATGCTATGGTGAGAATATGTATCTTACTGAAATAGATGAACAAGAGTATGGCATTAAGCCTATGAACTGTATAGGTCATATTCTTGTTTATAAGCAAAATATGCATAGTTACAGAGAATTGCCTCTTAAATATTTTGAGTATGGTGTAGTTCACCGCCACGAAAAGAGTGGTGTATTGCACGGTCTTTTGCGTGTTCGTGAATTTACTCAAGATGATGCACATATCTTCTGTACTCCTGAGCAGATAAAACCGGTTGTAATTGATGTTCTTGAATTTGTCGATCGTGTTATGAAGATTTTTGGTTTTGAGTATGAGATGGAGATCTCAACCAAGCCTGAAAAAGCAATCGGTAGCGATGAAATTTGGGAAACTGCAACAAGTGCACTCAAAGAAGCGTTGGATGAGAATGGTTTTGAGTATGGCATAGATGAAGGTGGTGGTGCTTTCTATGGTCCTAAGATAGATATTAAAATCACTGATGCATTGAAACGAAAATGGCAGTGTGGAACAATTCAGGTTGACTTTAACCTTCCTGAGCGATTTGATTTAGAATATGTAGATGAAAATAATGAGCGATCTCGTCCTGTTATGATCCACCGTGCAATTCTTGGAAGTTTTGAACGGTTTATTGCGATCTTAACAGAGCACTTTGCCGGCGAGTTTCCAATGTTCATTGCGCCGACACAAGTGATCTTTGTACCGATCGCAGAGGATCATGTTGCATACGCTAAAGAGTTAGCATCTGAACTCTTAGAGTTTGATGTTGATTGTGAAGTATATGATAAAAATGAGTCACTTGCCAAGCGTGTGCGTACGGTAGAAAAGCAGAAGGTTCCGATGATTGCCATCATCGGTGATGAAGAGGTCAAAAATCGTAAGGTAGCGGTTCGTGACCGAAGAAAGCGTGAACAGTATGATTTAAGCGCTGAAGAATTTATAAAACTCATCAAGGAGCAGACAAGTGAGGTTAAGATTTGA
- the infC gene encoding translation initiation factor IF-3 produces the protein MSKKNDVIMNEDIRAREVRLVGDDGTQYGVVSRDEALNKAADMGLDLVLIAPQANPPVAKIMDYGKFKYQQEKKKKEAKKKQKQIEVKEIKLSVKIAQNDINYKVKHAREFLEQGKHVKFRVFLRGREMANPEAGVEVLKSVWPMVEDIADLEKGPFHEGRYINMYVVPKKEKPGKK, from the coding sequence TTGAGTAAGAAAAACGATGTAATTATGAACGAAGATATCAGGGCCCGTGAGGTTCGCCTTGTAGGCGATGACGGTACACAATACGGTGTTGTCAGCCGTGACGAGGCGCTGAACAAAGCAGCTGATATGGGGCTTGACCTCGTTCTGATTGCACCGCAAGCCAACCCGCCAGTTGCTAAAATTATGGATTACGGCAAGTTTAAGTACCAGCAGGAAAAGAAAAAGAAAGAGGCAAAGAAGAAGCAAAAGCAGATCGAAGTAAAAGAGATCAAGCTTTCAGTGAAAATTGCCCAAAATGACATTAACTATAAAGTTAAGCATGCCAGAGAGTTTTTAGAGCAAGGCAAACATGTCAAATTCAGAGTTTTTCTGCGAGGACGAGAGATGGCCAATCCCGAAGCAGGTGTTGAAGTGCTCAAGTCGGTATGGCCAATGGTTGAAGATATAGCTGACTTGGAAAAAGGCCCGTTTCATGAAGGAAGATACATCAATATGTATGTAGTTCCTAAAAAAGAGAAACCAGGCAAAAAATAA
- a CDS encoding HypC/HybG/HupF family hydrogenase formation chaperone: MCLSIPSKVIEINEEERTAIVDTMGVKRKTSIEFIADEVKVGDYVLIHIGYAMNIIDEEYAQESLKLYQEIIESMEEEDRLQMIEESDNCPGRSES; the protein is encoded by the coding sequence ATGTGTTTATCTATACCTTCTAAAGTTATTGAAATTAATGAAGAGGAGCGTACTGCCATTGTTGATACAATGGGAGTTAAAAGAAAAACAAGTATAGAGTTTATTGCTGATGAAGTAAAAGTTGGTGATTATGTACTTATTCACATTGGGTATGCGATGAATATAATTGATGAAGAGTATGCTCAGGAGAGTTTGAAACTCTATCAAGAGATTATTGAGTCTATGGAAGAGGAAGATAGGCTTCAAATGATTGAAGAGTCCGATAACTGCCCGGGCAGGAGCGAATCTTGA
- a CDS encoding transposase family protein, whose product MKQYTKAKALLESLKTIPDYRVDIGKIQYPLAEVLFMVIFALLKGNTKFKEIFGWMVYNKENPILKDIFEKDEIEIPSKSTLH is encoded by the coding sequence ATGAAACAATATACAAAAGCAAAAGCATTGCTTGAATCGTTAAAGACAATACCAGATTATAGAGTAGATATAGGAAAGATACAGTATCCATTAGCAGAAGTGCTATTTATGGTAATATTTGCATTACTAAAGGGTAATACAAAATTCAAAGAGATATTTGGGTGGATGGTTTATAATAAAGAAAACCCGATACTTAAAGATATTTTTGAAAAAGATGAAATTGAAATACCGTCCAAATCTACATTGCAT
- the hypE gene encoding hydrogenase expression/formation protein HypE: MMKQVQLSHGGGGEEMNRLIHDLFYKSFDNDILSSAEDAAVLKPEGNVAFTTDSFTVSPIFFNGGDIGKLAVAGTVNDLAMMGAKPLWLSSAFMIEEGLPFEELEQIVQSMAKELQKSGAKVVCGDTKVVPKGSVDKIFINTSGIGEVLVNGISAHNLEVGDAIIVSRDIGRHGAAIMMAREGIDLESDLKSDCETLWPAVEALIDAKVKIKAMRDATRGGLAAVLNEWAEASNICIEVEEEQLPVCDEVRGICEMLGFEPYDLANEGTFILAVDSADKEVALEALSKYSFCTDASVIGSVTDKKQGKVILQSSWGSNRFLELPKGELLPRIC; the protein is encoded by the coding sequence ATTATGAAACAGGTTCAGCTAAGTCATGGTGGCGGCGGGGAGGAGATGAACCGCCTCATTCATGATCTTTTTTATAAAAGTTTTGATAACGATATTTTGTCTAGTGCTGAAGATGCGGCTGTACTTAAGCCTGAAGGAAATGTCGCTTTTACAACAGACTCTTTTACTGTCAGTCCCATCTTTTTTAATGGTGGAGATATTGGAAAGCTTGCAGTAGCTGGTACTGTTAATGACCTAGCTATGATGGGAGCAAAACCTCTTTGGCTCAGTAGTGCTTTTATGATAGAAGAGGGACTGCCTTTTGAAGAGCTGGAGCAAATTGTTCAAAGTATGGCAAAAGAGTTGCAAAAGAGTGGTGCAAAGGTTGTTTGCGGTGATACCAAGGTTGTTCCTAAAGGTTCTGTAGATAAGATATTTATTAATACTTCAGGCATAGGTGAAGTACTTGTTAATGGCATTAGTGCTCATAATTTAGAGGTTGGAGATGCTATTATTGTATCTCGTGATATTGGACGCCATGGTGCTGCTATTATGATGGCACGAGAGGGAATTGATCTTGAAAGTGACTTAAAGAGTGATTGTGAAACACTTTGGCCTGCGGTAGAAGCTCTAATAGATGCAAAAGTTAAAATTAAAGCTATGCGCGACGCAACTAGAGGTGGTTTGGCTGCTGTGCTTAATGAGTGGGCAGAAGCAAGCAACATATGTATAGAGGTAGAGGAAGAGCAGTTGCCGGTTTGTGATGAAGTTAGAGGCATATGTGAAATGCTTGGTTTTGAACCTTATGATTTGGCAAATGAGGGTACATTTATTTTGGCAGTTGATTCTGCAGATAAAGAAGTTGCACTGGAGGCTTTAAGCAAGTACTCTTTTTGTACCGATGCATCAGTTATAGGCAGTGTTACAGACAAAAAACAAGGTAAAGTGATTTTACAGAGTTCTTGGGGAAGTAACCGTTTTCTTGAACTGCCTAAAGGTGAACTATTGCCGAGGATCTGTTAA